CGTGTTCCATCCAAGGTTGGCAGCGGGTCACCTGATAGTGCTTGAGAGCAGCCTCCCAGCTCGTCCGTGTGGGTGGGGCTATCGATCTACCACTACCGCTAGGATGGTTGTAACATCATCATCTTTCCACCATGGCCATGGTTGAAAACTTTTGGACATCGTAATGGCTGTAACAATAAAAGTGATGTTTCCGTTTGCTACACTGTGAGTGGAAAGGAAGAACGGCCGTTTTCAGTGCTCTTTTCGTGCGCGACAGGAAGCTTGGCTTGCGATCTCAGCCACTTCGGAGGATCACATACGTCCagctgcttgcttgcttgcttgcttttgtTTCCCGATCGGGCCGACTTCACGCGCTGCTGAAAGCGAGAGGGAGTCGTGCGTCCGTGCTTCAGGGTGGTGGGTGTGCTGTTGATTTGTCTCTGTCGTTTCTCCCAAGCAACAGCTACGTGCTTTGACGTCCCAATACACACCACCGCTCTGCAGACTGCATACAGTTCAGAACTGTACACTGATTGGATTGCTAGTGAAGCATCCCTATCGCCTCCATAAAATCGCCGCCGCTATCATTCGCCGTCTAATCATTCTTCCTTGTTAAGCTTGCTGTACAGGAGCGCACCAACTTGTAGGTACTACGATCAGTTCAGGGCATATATATTCGGATAACGGAGGGACTGTTTTTTTCCCTTTGCGGGGACGGTGGATAGGAAGGCATAGATGAAATGGTACATATGGCATAGTTTGCAGTCGTTCAACTGTTTGACCATCTTCCGTGAAAATTAGACATTGTAGGATTCTCCGCCGGGGTTTGTTCACCGGCGACGGACGGCCGTCCGGCCCTACCGCCGCGTCATCGGCCGCTCTCGTCCCCATCCACACGAATCCATCCCCCGAGCCGAGCCGACCCTGCCAGGTGGCTCCAGCGCCGACCACACGTCAATGACAGCTACGCCACACCCGATCCGTCCACAGCGAACCGGTGCGCGGGCCCCACGCTCCGTCGGCCCCAGCCGTCGGTGGCCGATCCCATCCGCTCATCCTCCCTCCCACCGGACTGCCCAGCTGCGGCCGGTGGGGCCCGCGGCTTCCGTTACGCCAGCCTGGCACGCTCAGCTCCAGCGACCGAGTCCGCCATCCCGAGCCCACGCCACGCCAGCACACCCCCCCTACCGCCACTAGGTCCGGGCCCCACCCCGGCCCCGCGGCCCGCAACCACCGGGCGGCCGAGCCCGAGCCCGAACCCGAAGCCGCGGTCTCCCTCCCCGCCCGCGGTATAAAGGCCCGGAAAACACCATCCTCCATTTCGAAATCCGAATTCCCGAATCCCCCACCTCCACCCCCTCCCCCGCAACCACCACCACCGGACCACCGTCACCGGCGGCGAAGGCACGATGAGGGAGATCCTGCACATACAGGGCGGGCAGTGCGGGAACCAGATCGGGGCCAAGTTCTGGGAGGTGATCTGCGACGAGCACGGGATCGACGGGACGGGGCGCTACGCGGGGGACTCGGACCTGCAGCTGGAGCGGATCAACGTCTACTACAACGAGGCGAGCGGGGGCCGGTTCGTGCCCCGCGCCGTGCTCATGGACCTCGAGCCGGGGACCATGGACTCGGTGCGCTCCGGCCCCTTCGGCCAGATCTTCCGCCCCGACAACTTCGTCTTCGGCCAGTCCGGCGCCGGCAACAACTGGGCCAAGGGACACTACACCGAGGGCGCCGAGCTCATCGATTCCGTCCTCGACGTCGTCCGCAAGGAGGCCGAGAACTGCGACTGCCTCCAGGGTAATTAATTATACCATCTCTTCCGCGTGAATTTATGTTAGGGAACTGATGAGCTAGCGTTTAGATCTGGGCTCAGCCGTTCGCCAGGGAGTTGGATCCATTCCAAATATCAGGTTGTCATTACTACGGCGTCTGTTTGGCATTTATGCCTGATTTACATCGCTAGTGCTAATTGTCGATGTATTGATCTCATCAATTCATGTCTAGTTCTTTGTTATCTGCATGAATTTGATCATTTAAGTGCTGGTCACTGTTGATCCAAGTCTAGTACGATGATAGGTCGTGTCCAATTTGTCCATTACGAGGATGCTATGTTATCCCAATTTGGAACATAAGAGTGGAAGCTGATAGGATATAGGTTGTCCTGTTACTGTGTGGTCTGTTTGTGATTAGTATGCTGGCTTCTTCTGTAGCTTTAAGGGATCGTGTGCATGCGCTAGACAAAATTAATTTACCTATTCTGGATAAGCACCTAGCTAGCTTCACCAATCTCGGTTGTCGGCAGGACTGATATATTCTATTAAAGTAGGTAGTGTTTGATTGGCTTGCTTGAGGCTCCACTTTGCACCCGTTAATGCCCTGTTGAAAAACTAAATTAAGAACTGTCATACCTAACTTTACCTATACAAAATGGAGTCCATATCTAAATGGTGAATAAAGAAGTCTTTAGCTCTATTTCTTTGGTCATCCCTAGTTATCTTGGTGTGCTATTAAACATGGTAGGCCCAAGTAGCATGTTTGTGTAGCATTACTGATCTAGCTCGTTTGCCCACCAACTCCTGTTTTGTGGAGCACAGGGTGATGTTGATATACTTCTTGTGCCCTTGGAGTGTTGCTGCATCCTTTGTACTCTTTTGCAGTTCACTACAGATGTCTGATTTTGCATGCTGCATCGCCATTTGTATTTGTGAATAATGGTGTGGCTTTCTTTGCTTCCTTTACAGGATTCCAAGTTTGCCATTCCTTGGGAGGAGGCACTGGATCTGGGATGGGCACCCTTCTTATTTCTAAGATTAGGGAGGAGTACCCTGACCGAATGATGCTGACATTCTCTGTCTTCCCATCACCAAAGGTCTCCGACACCGTTGTTGAGCCATACAATGCTACACTTTCTGTTCACCAACTTGTTGAGAACGCTGATGAGTGTATGGTGCTTGACAATGAAGCTCTATACGACATATGCTTCCGCACACTAAAGCTTGCCACCCCTTCCTGTAAGCTAATCTTCTCTTGATCTTTACTTTTCTGTGACATCTCCCAAAATTTATGTTCAGTTGGAAGTAGGCACTGATACAGCTTTGGTTCTAATAATGCAGTTGGTGACCTGAACCATCTTATCTCTGCTACCATGAGCGGTGTCACATGCTGCCTGAGGTTCCCTGGACAACTCAACTCCGATCTTCGCAAGCTTGCTGTGAATCTCATCCCATTCCCCCGCCTCCACTTCTTCATGGTTGGCTTCGCACCACTGACGTCGCGTGGGTCACAAATGTACCGTGCTCTCACAGTCCCTGAGCTGACCCAGCAAATGTGGGATGCCAAGAACATGATGTGCGCCGCAGACCCCCGCCATGGCCGCTACCTCACCGCCTCGGCCTGCTTCCGAGGGAAGATgagcaccaaggaggtggacgaGCAGATGCTCAACGTCCAGAACAAGAACTCGTCGTACTTTGTGGAGTGGATCCCCAACAACGTCAAGTCGAGCGTGTGCGACATGCCGCCCAGGGGGCTGAAGATGGCGGGCACCTTCGTCGGCAACTCCACGTCCATCCAGGAGATGTTCCGCAGGGTGAGCGAGCAGTTCACGGCCATGTTCAGGAGGAAGGCCTTCCTGCACTGGTACACGGGCGAGGGCATGGACGAGATGGAGTTCACCGAGGCCGAGAGCAACATGAACGACCTCGTCGCCGAGTACCAGCAGTACCAGGACGCGACCGCCGACGAGGagtacgacgaggaggaggaagaggaacgcGACGCGGAGTAGTGGCGCCGTGCCCTGCTCCACCCCAGCTATATGTCCCCCGGTTCAGGTCTGTCGCCATGTCCAGGTCGCGTTTCCTCCGGTGAGGGTTTGTGTGGTTTCCTCCTGTGGCTTGGATGAGTCGAGGTTGCGTCTTGTGCTCCGTTTTGTAATTTGCTACGGCTAGTAGTGCGTTGCAGTCTGTCGTGTTCAGCATCATTTGGTCAGTCGGTCCATAGCTGACGATGGCCTGAACTGTCGAGTGCTCTCCTTGAGCTAGTCGTCGCCTTGTAAGTTCTGACAAGTATTATTGTTAGTCGTTCGCTTCAGCAACCAAAAAATGAGTATTGGTAGTGGTTTCTCATTATCTTTGTGAATATTGTACTTATGTCGGAATGTTTTTGCCTTGTTATTTGTGTAT
This window of the Triticum aestivum cultivar Chinese Spring chromosome 5D, IWGSC CS RefSeq v2.1, whole genome shotgun sequence genome carries:
- the LOC543260 gene encoding tubulin beta-4 chain; translation: MREILHIQGGQCGNQIGAKFWEVICDEHGIDGTGRYAGDSDLQLERINVYYNEASGGRFVPRAVLMDLEPGTMDSVRSGPFGQIFRPDNFVFGQSGAGNNWAKGHYTEGAELIDSVLDVVRKEAENCDCLQGFQVCHSLGGGTGSGMGTLLISKIREEYPDRMMLTFSVFPSPKVSDTVVEPYNATLSVHQLVENADECMVLDNEALYDICFRTLKLATPSFGDLNHLISATMSGVTCCLRFPGQLNSDLRKLAVNLIPFPRLHFFMVGFAPLTSRGSQMYRALTVPELTQQMWDAKNMMCAADPRHGRYLTASACFRGKMSTKEVDEQMLNVQNKNSSYFVEWIPNNVKSSVCDMPPRGLKMAGTFVGNSTSIQEMFRRVSEQFTAMFRRKAFLHWYTGEGMDEMEFTEAESNMNDLVAEYQQYQDATADEEYDEEEEEERDAE